From Drosophila santomea strain STO CAGO 1482 chromosome 2R, Prin_Dsan_1.1, whole genome shotgun sequence:
CACACGCACAGTTACACTGGAAAAAAGGTATTCACGTTTCCAGtcaaattataataaatgtatcAGCATTGTAAcaatataaagatatatatattctttatcatATATTATTGCTTGTGCATAACATCTAGATCTATGATAAATTCAGTAGATTTTCAGATCTACGCAACAAGTTCTACGCAACAAGCGCGTTATATGGACAGCTGAGAAAGCATCCGCTCAGTCTCCTCAATATCGCCGATTCTCTTGCTGATTCTGGTAATCTCGTCCTTAATGCTCTGCTCCATGGGTCGTTTCTTCAGCGCCCTTATGTAGGACGAACGGGCACGATGGTATTTACCCAAGGCGTCGAGGGCACGACCCACCTGGCAGAGCGCCCACCACGAAGGATGGTTTCTGGTCACGCGGCGCAAGTCCTTCATGGCATTGCAGACGCACTTGGGCCGCCGCATCTTGTTGAAGCAGACCATCAAGTTTTCGAGGAGGCCGATCAGCAGTTCAGTTTGCTGGCACTCCTGCTCGAAACTGCTCATTCTGCAGTTCTTCAAGGAGCTAATCGCTTTCTGAAAAACGCTTCCTGCTCTGTGATAAAGCGAACGCGTCATCCAAGTTTTTCCTGCCCGGAACAGAGTTTGTGCCCTGCGATAGATCACGTAGAAGAGGTCCTCCTTCACGTTGGGTATGATTGAGTAGTCGTTGTCATCCACATGGAAGAGGCCATGAGTCGTGGACTTACGGTCAAAACCGCCTTGCTTGTAGGGGCGCATTGTTCGATATATTACTATATATGCTATTCTTGAAATAGTCAATTGCTTACTCGAGCAATCGTAAATTTTGATTATGCCAGCGTCTACTTACAAGGTAAAAGTAGATTTAAACAAAGGTGGCAGCTGTTGAACAGTGAATTCCAAGCCCACTTCTCGCAGTGTACACATGCATGACagctggtggttggtgggaGCACTCAACAATTACTTAGCTGGCATCTTCAACACCTCGGTGTCAAGGGGGTCTCGTCTTTCAGCATTGCCATTAATTACATGCCGCACTAATTAGGCTGTAACGGAATAGCGAAAGGATTACACGGAGCATCACCTGGTTGCCGGTTCTATGATTCACTCGGCTCTAGTCAGCGTTAATGTGGCATCGATAATGGTTTTGCCCAATTTACGACTATACTTCTGGTATTTCCCCAGTTCTTGTCACGCACGAGCGCTGCTCGAATAAAATCGAGTGGCATCGAGTCCAGTCATCAGTCAGTCAACCTTTGTGCCGCACAGCCTTCGGCAGACCCATTGAACCAACCAACAATGCCAGACGACCCGACTTCATTACAAGCCCATTAAAAGCGGTCCGAAATTTGGCTATATAAAGCGGCCGGCGGCGAGCTagaaaaattttatttatttcacgGCACCACAGTGAATCactacattttaaatatgcataaatatgccatttgttttaagtttttacTCATTTTTCTGGATTGTTCG
This genomic window contains:
- the LOC120445521 gene encoding inactive peptidyl-prolyl cis-trans isomerase shutdown codes for the protein MRPYKQGGFDRKSTTHGLFHVDDNDYSIIPNVKEDLFYVIYRRAQTLFRAGKTWMTRSLYHRAGSVFQKAISSLKNCRMSSFEQECQQTELLIGLLENLMVCFNKMRRPKCVCNAMKDLRRVTRNHPSWWALCQVGRALDALGKYHRARSSYIRALKKRPMEQSIKDEITRISKRIGDIEETERMLSQLSI